The following is a genomic window from Candidatus Zixiibacteriota bacterium.
CGTCACCATCGAAATCGGCCGTACACACCGATATCGGGGTACCGGTCGCCGAATAGCTCACCGGTGTCCGGAAAGGTCTGTCCTGAGTGATCGTGATAACATCGGCCGGCTCCACAAGACCGACTGGCGTGATAGATATCTGGCAGCTCCTGGCGGCGCCGGTGCGATTGGGCTGGGCCACAAGTGACAGGTCGGTCGGCGAAGCACCGGAATCGGGTAAAACTGTCAGCCAGTCGGCGTCACTCTCGGCAACCCAGTTGCAGATCGGCACGCCCGAACAGCTGAACACTGATAACTCAGGATTCGTCCCTCCGAGCGGCGGCGTGGCGAGTTCGTCGGCAGACGGGCACAGAATGTTACCGGCAACGGGCTGTACCACTCGCAATGTCTGGGGTGATTCCCCGATACCGTCAGCCGTCACCGTAACAGTGGCGCTGCGGTCCGAGCCGGTGGTGTTGGCCAGGGCATCGATCGCGAAACCTTCCGGGGTCGTACCCGAAGCAGCCGTAAGACTGAACCAGTCGGAGGACTCGGTGGCGGTCCAGTCGAAGGTGGCTCTGACTGTTCCGTTGAGAACGTTGATTGAGGGACTCTCTCCCCCACCGCTCGCAAAAATAAGGGCTGTATCCGATAAAAGCAGGGTCGAGCCGGACACAATTGCGGTGTCGAGGTTGCTGACAATGGTTTGATTATTGTCGTTATCCAGGGCAATCAGACGGTAACGGTAGGTGGCATTGGCAACCAGTGCTCTGTCAACGCAGGCGCATTCAAATGCGTCCAGGGTGTCAGTAGTTACAAAATCGCCATCGAGCGTCTCGCTTCGCTGTACGAGATATGCCGAGCATATTGCCCGGTCGAGCCTGTTCCATGTAAGGACAACTCCCGTCCACGAGAACTCGGCTTCAAGAAGCAGCTGATCGGATGCGGTTTCCTTATCAGGTGCTTCGGGATTATTGCTGCAGTTGATCAATAGAGCCGCAGCACACAAAGCGGTTACAAACGTGAGGCGCAGAACTTTTTTTTGAATCGACCTCATAGACTCCTCCGCAAAACGGTACTACTTCACCCTGACCGGGCGCAACCGCTGCGTCCGGCCTGTTGTATTTCCTATTGTCTAGATAGGTATTTCGGACGATTGTCCGCTCTCGGAATTAATAGACGCTGGACGGGTTGTCAATATCAAAAGCAAAAGAAAGATAACAATTGGAGCTTCAGGTCCCTTTTCTGGGGGAGGTCTTTGTGCCGTGAGACCGATGGCACCGACGATGGATTGGGGGTAATTTTCACGATTCGATAAGGACCACCAGCACAAACTCATTGTTGGTCAAGGTGATGTCAGGCCCAGAAGAAGGCTTCTTCTAAAGGCAAGAGCGTGCCTAGGCACCAACTTTTTTCGGTAAGCCAAAGTGTCGGCTGGTGTATCTCATAACCAGCTGCCGGTAAAACAAAAAACCCAAGAATTCCGTTGCCATACCGCATCGCAAAAGATTAATATTGTCTTCCGCCTGCACGGGGTACTTTTGCAATGCCCGCGAAAGGTGGTTACAGAGTCTTGTCAACGCTTGGAGAATTGTATATGCGAATAGTCCCGATTGTTATGCTGGTGTTCTCGAATCTCTTCATGACCTACGCATGGTACGGTCATCTGAAGGATTTTCGCGCGAAGCCGCTGCTGATTGTGATAGCCCTAAGCTGGGGTGTCGCCTTCTTTGAATACTGCCTTCAGGTTCCGGCCAATCGCATCGGCTTCGATTATTTCAGTCTCGGGCAGTTGAAGGTCATTCAGGAAGTCTTGACGATGATTGTCTTTGCGGGCTTTGCTTATTTCTACATGAAACAGCAATTGACCTGGGATTTCCTGTGGGCGGGTTTGTGTTTGGTCGGCGCCGCCTATTTCATGTTCCGGCATTTACCGTCAGGCAATTAGCCGGGTGCGTCCGAGCGGACTCTCAGTTGAAAAAGATTCCGAATATCAGGGCTGCCAGCGCCATCGCGGCCAATACCAGCCGGGCATATTTCACCAGACCGTCAAAGTTTCGCTGATGCCAGTCGGCGAGGCCGCGCAGATGCAAAAACTTAAGGACGCGGATTCTGAGCGTCAGCATCTGCGGTGTTATCACCGCCATGAATACAAAGACCAGCCCCAGAGCTACAAATACAACCTGCTGAGTCATGTGACCTCCCTGCTGTATCCAAATATTATACTCCCATGTACAGGTAGTTATTCAACAGATGTCAACTCTGAATCGATGGAATCCTGCCGAATCGATCCTTCAGCGAACCAGGATCATTTTCTTGGACTGTTCGAAGGAGCCGGCCCTGAGACGATATAAATAAAGCCCGCTGGCAACCCCGCTGCCATCCCAGTAAACATCATAATTGCCCGGTTGCATTTCTCGGTCGAGAAGCCTGGCTACTCGCTGGCCAAGAATATTGAACACTTCGAGCCTGACATGGCAGGCTTGAGGCAGAGCAATGTCGATTCTGGTCGACGGGTTAAAGGGATTCGGGTAATTTTGCGAAAGCGCGAACGACACCGGCAATTCTCCGGTTCCGGGGTCGTCCGGGTTTTCCCCGTCAGAGGGAGCGCCCGAAAGTATTTCATCCACCGCCTGTCTGAGGGCGGCCGTAGCCATGTCCCGCCCGAAGAACGACAGAGGGATATCGAAAAACACGTAGGAATAATCGTCGCCGAAATAGCGCCATGCAACCGGTTGACCTTCCCAGTCGGAATTATTGCGCGAGTGATACCTGTAGATTATATCCGCTTTGGAGGAGTCCACCCTCACGTACGTGGCACACGGGATACCCGCAACATCCGTGATAGCGATATCCTGCGATGTCGAGTGCGACACTGTCGCCAATGAGTCCCACACCAGATGCGGATAGGCTGTTAGACGGGAACGCGCCCCCACAAGATCGGCCGGCAGGTAGGAACTTCCATATTCCCAAGGCGTTGGCGTTAAGAAGCGGCCGCCGATGTGAAACAGGTCGTGGTAGCCGTCGTCATACGTCCAGGCCGTGGTAGTGTAGTCACAGAAATTGATACCGCCGACAGTACCCCATCGACCGAAAATAATCACCTTTCCACCGATGGACAGGTAATAACCAAGGGTGTCGAGAAGTCCGTGCAGCACGGGGTTTACGCCAATGTCTTCGTAACGGGCGGTTTCGGCGCCGATTACCACAAGCTCGTAGTCAATCATGTCGTTCAACTCCACGCTGTTGCAGTCACGATAGCCCGAGACGGCGGTGGTGTCGGAGAAGTAATCGTAGTCGTAGCCGTCAAGGACCAGGCGCATGTACTCCCCCGTTTCTTTCTCGTCAACGAAATCATTGGAGTAGACCTGCGTTCGATTTACCGCCAGGATTCGGCCGAGGGCCAGCGTAGCGGCCCTGGCTCCAAACGGAGCGATTGACAACGTATCGGACAGGTTCCCGTCGGTATCAACAGCCACGACACGATAGTCGTGCAGGGAGCTTCCAAGGGCGGCATCGTCATCGACGAAAAACGTATCGAGAGTCTGTGTAATTTCGACGCCGTCACGCAAAACCGCGCAGTGGTCAAAATCCAGCTCGGCATTGCTGTACGCCCACGTAAGCCGGACCGCATCCTTTAGAGGCATCGCCAGGACATCGAACGGCGCCGCGGGCAGTGAGCGAGGCGTAAAGTAATAGGATCTTGTCTTTATCGAGGTCAGGTCGGAATTATCGTATGCCAGCACAGAGACGCAATATTCCTGACCTTCGGTAAGACCGTCAATGACGAAACTGGTATCTTCCGGTCCGAAATCGATGGCAGTGATATCCAGCGGTGACAACATCGAATAATACGACAACTCGTAACGGGCAATCGTCGGCGCATCAATGCGGTTCCAGTGCACCACGAACGAATGACCGTCCCCCGGTTCCTCCAGAGCGGCAATTCTCACGGGCGGCGGCGATGCATTCGTCGAATAAGCCGTGGCCAGTGTAGCCTTAACCATACGCGTCATATACTCGAAATCCATATAAGCGGTCTTGTCATTTTCGGTGTGATAGACAGTGGAGAATATCTTTTCCTGCACGAAAATGACATCGTACCCGGCCATCTGGAACGGCCAGTGATCCGAGGCGCCCATGCCACCGAGATCCGCGTCGATACCCACATAAGCATTGCCGAGTTGATCCCAGAGTTGAGCATAGACATTCTGACCGTTGGAGTAGACATCGGCTTTATCGGAATTTTCGAAATGCGCGATCATGTCGGCGTTGATCATCAGCACTATGTCGTCGTTTCTCTCTACCGCGCCCTCGACATAATGTGTGGCTCCAAGCAGACCGGATTCCTCGGAGTCAAAAGCGATAAATATGATAGTCATGTTGGTCTCAATATCTGCCAGGATGCGCGCGCACTCCAGGACAGCGGCGGTGCCGGAAGCATTGTCGTCGGCCCCCGGACTCTCCGGGACGGCGTCGAAATGGCCGCCGATTATAATATGCTGGTTCGGATATACCGTCCCCGGCTTATAAGCGATCACATTGGCGGCCGCGCACGGTGTCCGATCCCACAGTCGTGCCCCGGTGAACGGATCGGTGACGACCGAATCATAGCCAAACTCTCTGAATTTCGAAGAGATCCAATCACGGGCGGCGTAATTCGAAGTCGTCCCGGTAAGCCGTCGATAAAAAGCCACCAGCCGGCCAACATACGATTCGAGTGAATCCTGGCTCACTCGATCCATGAGGAGCTGAAGATCCTCAAGTGCTGAAAAAGCCATCTGCGGAGTGACACCTAAGACCGGCTCTTGGTATTTGACGTCGACTTCCATATCTGGCAGGGGGAAAATCTCTACCTTACTCCCGGCGATCTTGGCCGCATCCCAATCGACTAGAAGCAGACGGAACTGATCCTTTTCGTAAAGAACTTTGAAAACAGCGGCGTTCTTGCGGTCGGAACGACGGTCTATTGCCAGTTGGTTGCGATGGATGTCTGTGGCGAGCAACGAGTGCTCGAGGCCAGAAGTGTTTAAAAAGTGAGCCTCGTGTTTTTCCACAAGCAGTAAGCAAGTGTTGTCTGCCCGCAACAAGACATTGACATTCATAGATTTAACGACAGCGGCATCGAGGGGAGACTTTAACTCCACACGATATAGATCACCGGCAGACGCAGCGGATGCGAAGATGATGCAGGCTGTAAATATGGCTGTCAGCGTTCTCATAGAATATTTCCTAAAGTAAGATACGTACAAACAGCCAAACTGTAAAGACGCAAGCAGACTTTGCTCGACTATTGGATCATGGGAGGCGGTAAAGCCGGCGAGTGGCGTCTCAAGTGCGTAGCTTTCCGATCTCGTCGCGAAGGTGATCCTCGCGCATATCCTGGCAGATATCCTCGATCTGGAAAACGATGCGCTCGAGGTCGCCGACATTTGCCGGAATCAAAGCTTCCTCGGCCTTGTCCATCGCACCCGCGAACTCGCTGGACAGGAACTCATAGGAATCCTGGATTTCATCGGCAGCCAACTGGAAAGTCATCGTGATGAAATCGTATATCCGCTGCTCGATACCCTTGAGGTCGGGACAGGATCTGAGAATGCCGCTGACGACATCACCGATAGTCAACAGAAAGTCGCTGACTTCGCCCACGTCGAATCCCTCGACAAAGCGACGGCGCGCTATTGTTTCGGCATAATGACGCATCAGGGTCCTGTCTCGGGTGCGGACCACGGCGCAGAGAATTTGATAAATCAAGGCAATGTACCAGTGCAGGGCCTTTTCGCCGAGTTTCCGATAGCGCGGGAAACGTGAGCTCGGGGATGCTTGCCAAATATGGCGAAAGATTTCATCGATTATGGCCTCGCGGTTTTCAACCAGGTGATTATAGATCACGAAGTTGGGTCTTTGGGCCACCCTGCGAAGAGCCGCTTCATTGCGGATGTGCCAGGCATCGGCGTGGTTTTTCATATTTTCCACGAGGAACAACAACCGGCGCAGGATGTCGTAGCGCGGTGTCGGTGTCCAATGAAGCTTGCTATGGGTCGCCGACGCATCCACGTTGAGAATCTTGTCGATATATGAGGCCATCCACAGCCTTTCAAAAGGAAGATCACCGGTAATTCTTCCGATCGCCTGCCGCGAAGCCATTCCCGGATATACCAGAAACTTCGGCATCAAAAGCGGCCTGACATCTCGACCGAAAAAATAACGCGTGGCAGTCTTGTACAACTCGATATGAGTGGTGAATCCATTGGGGCTGGCGTTCAGAGTGCACAGTCTCGGCAATGAATCGGTCTTTTCTATCACCTTCAGAAAAAATCTGATCAGGTCTTGAACGTGAAGATACGGAACAGCGCTGTGACCACGTCCTCCCAGTACGCGTGAGTTCCATTTTGATGCGGTCCAGGTGTTGATAAAAACATAGAGTGGCGGATACTCGCACCAGTCGCTGTAGATGGCCGCCATTCGGACTATTGCGCTCGGGAACCATTCCTGGTGCTCCTTGATCAGTTCTTCACCGGCGCGTTTGCTGATAGCATAAGGATACTGCGCCACCGGGGGGCTGCTCTCGTCGATAGTCTTGCCTCTTGCGGGAAACTTGCAGGCGGCCAGCGAGCTGGCAAAAAGAAAACGCCGCGTTCCTATCTGCTTGGCAAGTTTGAGAATGTTGCGGGTCCCCTGCACGTTGGTGCGCTGGTATTCTTCGTTGTCTTCATTGGTGAAGTCATAATAACCGGCCAGGTGCAGCACGAAATCGGCGCCGCCGTGCTCGAGAATGCACCGAACCGGTTCCCTGAGAGAGTCAAAGTGCGCTATATCAACCTGGGTCCAGCGGATATTTTCGTGCGAGGGAATTTCAGACTCTTTCTGAGAGCGGCGGGCAAGACAGAAAAGTCGAAATTTACCCTTAACGGCGTCGACAAAGTGCCGCCCAATGAAACCGGAGGCACCGGTAACAACGATTCCGGGCAGGTTAGAGTGCATGTGACTGCCTCCCTGACAAAGCGCACCGAGGTTGTCGCCGACCCGCAACACCGGTTGGCGTCGGCCGGCTGAATCTATCTGAAAACCTACTGTCCTGCTTTGGCGGCTTCCTGCTCCGCGAGCATTCTCGCCTCGAGGTCATGATCGTAACAGTATATACCGCAGTTCAGACACCGACCGGATTCGTATGCGGCGTCTTCCTCGTCGATCGTTCCCTCAACCTCTTTGAACGTACCCAGCCTGTCTTCAAGGGTAACGACAGGTTCATGGACGCGCGGTTTGGCCTCGACACCCACTATGGACTTGTGAAGCGAGTCCTCTATAAACCCCTTCTGCCTGTCGCGGATGGGTGGTATTTTACCTTCCATCATATAGTAATGAATCGAGCGTGCGGCAAAGCGTCCGGCCGCGATAGCCTCAACCACCAATCCCGGACCGGTAAAACAGTCACCGCCGGTGAAAACATACGGCACGTCCGTCTGCAAAGTATCTTCTTTGGCATCGATAGTGTTCCATTTGGTGGTCTGAAGGTTCGGTTGCCCCTTCTCCTTGAGGAAGTCGAGGTTCGGGAACTGGCCGACAGCCTGAATCACCAGATCACAGCCTATTATTTCTTCAGTCCCTTCGACCGCTACGGGACGGCGGCGTCCGCTCGGGTCCGGCTCGCCCAGCTTCATTCCCTGAATTTCCAGTCCGCTGACAAAACCATCATTGCCGACAATCTTCAGCGGTGCGCTGAGGAATCTGAACTGCACTCCCTCTTCTTCGGCTGCGACAATCTCGGCCGGGTTGGCCGGCATTTCGTCGCGGGAACGACGATACACAATCGTCACTCTCTTCGCACCCATCCTCAGCGAACTGCGGGCGGCATCGATAGCGGTATTACCGCCCCCGATGACTATTACATGATCACCGATACGCAGCTCCTCGCCCGACTGCATACGCTCGAGGAAAGCGATACCGCTGAAGACGCCGTGGAGATCAGCGCCTTCTATGTTCAACTGCTGTTCGCTCCATGCGCCCACGGCGACGAAGATGGCATCATACTTTTCAGCCCGGAGGAAATCCATGCTGAAGTCTTCGCCGAACTCGACGCTGGTGGTAGCAGATATTCCCAGGTCGAGAATCCCCTGAATCTCCCAGTCCAGAACCTTTTTCGGCAGACGGTATTCGGGGATTCCATAGCGGAGCATACCGCCCAGAGCCGGCATTTTTTCGAATATGGCGACTTCGTGTCCCAGACGACGCAGATAGTAAGCTGCCGAAAGTCCGCCGGGTCCGCCACCTATGATAGCCACCTTCTTGCCCGTCGCCGGCGCCACCGGAATGCGCAGACGTCTTCCGGAATTCATCTCCCAGTCGGCGGCGAAGCGTTTGAGATAGTTGATAGCCACCGGTTCGTCGTTGATAGTACGCCGGCAGGCCAGGGCGCAGGGCTCGGGACAGACGCGCCCGCAGGTGAGCGGGAGGGGGTTACGTTCCTTGATAGTCAAAAGCGCCTCGGCATACTCGCCGCGCTTGATGTGCTGGATATATTTCGGGATATTTATCTGAGCCGGACACTTTTGGCGGCACGGCGCCAGACATTCGGTATACTGGTTCCAATGCAGAATTTTCGTCTTCTCGGAGATGAGCGATATTATCCCCTTCGGGCACGCTCTGGAACAGGCGCCGCAGCCGACGCACAGTTCGGGGTGGAATTTGGGAAGACCGTTCTCCCCCATACTTATGGCGCCGAACTTGCACGACTTGACGCATGTTCCCAGACCGAGGCAACCATGGTTGCAGATCAAGTGGCCATGAAAGTACAGCACCGCCGCGCGGCAGTCATCGAATCCAGCGTATTCGTACTTTTTCGTGGCGCGCAAACCGCCCTGACAATCCGGACAGGCGATTTGCGGTTCGGTATCCATGAGTTTCATACCCAGAAACTCGGCCACCTGGTTGGCGACTTCCGTTTGACCCACCACACATGCGTTAGCCTCGGCCTGTCCCTGCACCATCGCCTCGGCGCACGCTGCGCAGCCGGCAAATCCGCAACCGCCACAGTTGGCGCCGGGGAGTATATCGAGGACGCCTTTTATACGCGGATCCTCTTTCACATAAAATACACGGGCGGCAATACCCAATCCGACGGCGGCTATAAACCCGATCCCCGAAAGCACTATGATCGGTAACAACATATTACAATTCCACCTTCATTGCTAATTAACCATTCCCGAAAACCCGAGAAAGGCCAGCGACATAATGCCGGCCGTCACCAGCGCGATCGCCGTACCCTGCATAGCCCGTGGCACCGGCGATACCAGCAGTCGTTCCCGAAGTCCGGCAAACAATACGATGGCCAAGCCGAACCCGAACGCCGCCGAAAACGAATAAACGACCATATCGACAAAACCAAAATCATTCTTGATATTCAAAAGGGCGACACCCATAACGGCGCAGTTGGTGGTGATCAGCGGCAGGTAAATTCCCAGAGCGTTGTAGAGAGCCGGGCTCTGTTTCTTCAAGAAGATCTCGACAAATTGAACCAGCGCGGCGATGATGAGAATGAACACCAGCGTGGAAATGAACTCCAGGTCATATGGCTTGAGGATGAAGTGATAAGCCGACCAGGTGAAAATGGAAGCCAGGGTTACCACGAAAACAACCGCCGCTCCCATACCTATCGACGTACCCAATTTCTTGGAAACACCGCAGAACGGACAGTTGCCGAGGTACTGCGCCAGAAGAATATTATTTACGAAAATGGCGGCTATCGCTAACAGAAGCAATTCCATTGTCATCTCCTACGCCTAAGTCTGTATAAACGTCTCGCCGCGCATACGGCTGTACGCGTTCATCAACCCCAGCATGATTCCGAGGCAAATAAACGCACCGGGGGCTTTCACCATGAACTCAAACGGCTCAAAACTGTTCCACATCACTTGCATTCCGAGCCATGATCCGGATCCGAGTATCTCCCTTATCGACCCGACCAGGGTCAGCGAAATGGTAAAACCGATTCCCACACTCAAACCATCCGTCATCGAAAGCAGCATGCCGTTACGCGAGGCAAAGGCCTCGGCGCGTCCCAGAATGATACAGTTCACCACGATCAGTGGAATATATATGCCGAGCTGCTGTGACAGCGGGAAGAAGAACGCCCTCATGACCATCTCGACAATAACCACCAGCGTGGCGATGATTACGATATAGCTGGCTATGCGAACCTTGTCGGGAATCACCTTGCGAAGGGCCGAGATGAACAGGTTGGAGAATATCAGCACGAAAGTTACCGCCAGTCCCATACCCAGCCCGTTCTCGGCCGCCGAGGTCACTGCCAGCGAGGGACACAAACCTAAAACCAGTCTGAACGGCGGAAGGTCACGCCATAAGCCGTGTACAAGTACCTTTTTAAACTCCATGGTATCCCTCTATCGAATTTGAATCTATCGTCATTGATGCTTTTCCTGTTCGATGGCAGCCAGGATATCCTGCCGGTGCGATGTCATCAAATCTACAACGACATTGGTTCCGGCGACGACCGCTCTGGAGGAATATGTCGCGCCGCTGATAGCGTCGATTTGCTGGCCAAGCTGCACCGGCTGTTCAACCGACAAGCCGCTCCACTGCCTGCGGAAAGACATTTTCTCGACCTGTGATCCGACACCGGGCGTTTCCTTGTGCTCGATGATTTCGATCCCGATAATTTTTTCGGCTTTCAGATCAACGCCGATCATGATCATTATATCGCCACCATAGCCGCCCTGGCCGGCTGCTTCGATGGCAAGCCCGGCGACATCGTCGCCTTCTTTCCAATAAAAGATCGGATAGAGACGTCCGTCCGAAGCATACGTAATCTTGTTAACCAGCAACTCGGCTGCCGGGCGGTTGAACAGACGTTCCAAGGCCGGACCCCGCACGTAGAAATCGCTCTGAAGCTCAATACGCTCCGAGAGTGTTTGCCGGGCCAGTGTCAAAGCTCCGGCGGCAACCCCGCAAATGACGCTCAGAACGATTACCAGTCTGATTATCTCACGCACGGGACACCTCCGTGACACCCTTCACCTTCGGGGCAATCCTGTCCAAGAGCGGGTTGCACAGATTTATGAGAAGAACGGCAAACGCCGCGCCATCGACATATATGGAAAACGCGCGAATCAGCATAAGCAGCACTCCCCCCAGAAAACCATATATCAGCATGGGAATCCTGTTCACGGGCGAGGTGGTGTACTCGGTAGCCAGAAAGAACGCCGCGAAAACGGTACCTCTGGCCAGCAGGTAAAACCACGGGGAGGCATACTGAGCCGGGTCGGCAAGATGCAGTACGCCGGCCATGAAGAGCTGCCCGCCTATGAACGCCACCGGAATATGCCAGGTTATCTGCCGGGCGAGCAGAAGGATTATCCCGCCTATGAGCAAATACAGAACCAATCCATTGCCGATGCCGGCGACCTGTCGTCCCAGAAGAAGATCTTTCCAGTAATAGGCACTTTCCATGCTGCTTCCAAGTGTTTTTACCAGCCTGAGCGGTTCAACCATTTTCTGCGACCATTCAATCGTAACCATCGAGGCCGTGAAATCGAACCGTTGCGGCCATGAAACCCGCATTATCGCATAGCTCAACAGGACCGGGTGAACCGGATAGGCGCCGTAGCCGCCGAAGAGCTTCTTGCCGATCACAATCATGATAAAGCTGCCAACGACCAGCAACCACCAGGGGGCGTTATAAGGCATAGTGAAAGCCAG
Proteins encoded in this region:
- a CDS encoding RnfABCDGE type electron transport complex subunit D; this encodes MNVVTLNPNPLNVASSPHWRDGSSIARSQQVWLIALLPAMIASVWLFGFNSLRIIGMTVVCSVSFDALSNMVVPSKDKTANWSSVTMAVLLAFTMPYNAPWWLLVVGSFIMIVIGKKLFGGYGAYPVHPVLLSYAIMRVSWPQRFDFTASMVTIEWSQKMVEPLRLVKTLGSSMESAYYWKDLLLGRQVAGIGNGLVLYLLIGGIILLLARQITWHIPVAFIGGQLFMAGVLHLADPAQYASPWFYLLARGTVFAAFFLATEYTTSPVNRIPMLIYGFLGGVLLMLIRAFSIYVDGAAFAVLLINLCNPLLDRIAPKVKGVTEVSRA